One window from the genome of Pyrus communis chromosome 16, drPyrComm1.1, whole genome shotgun sequence encodes:
- the LOC137720856 gene encoding DNA replication licensing factor MCM7-like has protein sequence MKDIDFSAEKELAKDFLSNFPDSNGEPKYMRILQQVANRKFRAIEIDIEDLFSYAELDEEFRNRVQENTRRYIGIFADAIDELMPEPTEAFTDDDHDILMTQRSDDVPENMDGPDPHQKMPPEIKRYFEVYIRASSSGKSKPYAIREVKASHIGQLVRISGIVTRCSDVKPLMQVAVYTCEECGFEIYQEVTARVFMPLFECPSRRCITNRTKGNLILQLRASKFLKFQEAKIQELAEDVPKGHIPRTMTVHFRGELTRKVAPGDVVKLSGIFLPIPYTGFRAMRAGLVADTYLEAMSITHTKKKYEDYELIGDEEEQIARLAEDGNIYEKLARSLAPEIYGHEDIKKALLLLLVGAPHRKLKDGMKIRGDLHICLMGDPGVAKSQLLKHIINVAPRGVYTTGKGSSGVGLTAAVQKDPVTNEMVLEGGALVLADMGICAIDEFDKMDELDRTAIHEVMEQQTVSIAKAGITTSLNARTAVLAAANPAWGRYDLRRTPAENINLPPALLSRFDLLWLILDRADMDSDLEMARHVVYVHQNKESPALGFTPLEPSVIRAYISAVRRLSPSVPQELEEYIASAYSSIRQEEAKSNAPHSYTTVRTLLSILRISAAIARLRHSETVAQSDVDEALRLMHMSKFSLYSDDRQKSGLDPIGDIYSILRDESETTGKQDVSYAHALNLISRKGYSEAQLKQCLEEYANINVWQINPISFDIRFIDAI, from the exons ATGAAGGACATCGACTTCAGCGCTGAAAAAG AGCTCGCCAAGGATTTTCTTTCCAACTTTCCCGATTCGAATGGCGAACCCAAATACATGCGCATCCTT cAACAAGTTGCAAACCGCAAATTTCGAGCCATCGAGATTGATATTGAGGACTTGTTTAGT TACGCAGAATTGGATGAAGAATTCCGCAATCGAGTTCAAGAAAATACTCGGCGTTACATTGGTATTTTTGCCGATGCTATTGATGAACTTATGCCGGAGCCCACAGAGGCATTTACAGATGATGATCATGACATACTCATGACTCAGAGGTCTGATGATGTACCAGAGAATATGGATGGTCCGGATCCACACCAGAAGATGCCTCCTGAAATCAAGCGCTACTT TGAAGTTTacataagagcatcttcaagTGGAAAGTCGAAGCCATATGCAATTAGGGAGGTCAAGGCTTCACATATTGGTCAGCTTGTAAGGATATCAGGTATTGTGACGCGGTGTTCAGATGTTAAGCCATTGATGCAGGTAGCTGTCTATACATGTGAAGAATGTGGTTTTGAGATTTACCAG GAAGTAACTGCTCGAGTCTTTATGCCACTTTTTGAATGCCCATCCAGGCGTTGTATAACAAATAGAACAAAGGGGAACCTTATTCTTCAACTCAGGGCATCAAAGTTCTTGAAATTTCAGGAG GCAAAGATACAAGAGTTGGCTGAAGATGTTCCAAAAGGCCACATTCCACGGACAATGACTGTTCACTTCCGGGGTGAACTCACAAGAAAG GTAGCTCCGGGTGATGTTGTGAAACTATCTGGGATTTTTCTTCCTATTCCTTACACTGGTTTCAGAGCAATGCGGGCTGGCTTAGTTGCTGATACTTACTTAGAAGCCATGTCCATCACacatacaaagaaaaaataTGAAGA TTATGAACTTATAGGAGATGAGGAAGAACAAATTGCACGTTTGGCTGAGGATGGTAACATATATGAAAAGCTGGCTCGATCTTTGGCACCTGAAATATACGGGCATGAAGATATCAAAAAGGCTCTGCTTCTGCTCCTAGTGGGCGCTCCTCACAGGAAACTAAAAGATGGAATGAAG ATTAGAGGAGATTTACATATTTGTCTGATGGGTGATCCTGGAGTTGCAAAGAGCCAGCTTCTCAAACACATAATTAATGTAGCACCCAGGGGAGTATATACAACTGGCAAAGGAAGCAGTGGAGTTGGTCTAACTGCTGCTGTTCAGAAAGATCCCGTCACAAATGAAATGGTCCTGGAAGGAGGAGCATTG GTGCTAGCGGATATGGGAATATGTGCTATTGATGAGTTTGATAAGATGGATGAATTAGATCGTACAGCCATACATGAAGTTATGGAGCAGCAGACTGTCAGCATTGCTAAGGCCGGGATCACTACGTCTTTGAATGCAAGAACTGCTGTTCTTGCTGCAGCTAATCCAGCATG GGGGAGATATGACCTACGTAGAACTCCTGCTGAaaacattaatcttccaccagCCCTTTTGTCAAGATTTGATCTTTTATGGTTAATCCTGGATCGAGCAGATATGGATAGTGATCTTGAGATGGCTAGGCATGTTGTCTATGTTCATCAGAATAAAGAATCTCCGGCTCTTGGCTTCACTCCACTTGAGCCATCTGTTATTCG ggCTTATATTTCTGCAGTGAGAAGATTGTCTCCTTCAGTCCCACAGGAACTTGAGGAGTATATTGCTAGTGCCTACTCTAGCATTCGGCAAGAAGAAGCTAAATCGAATGCACCCCATTCCTATACAACTGTGAGAACTCTGCTCAGCATTCTTCGAATATCAGCT GCAATAGCAAGACTCCGACATTCTGAAACTGTGGCTCAATCTGATGTGGATGAGGCATTAAGGCTGATGCATATGTCGAAGTTCTCTTTGTACTCAGATGATCGCCAGAAATCTGGTCTGGATCCCATTGGAGATATCTATTCAATTTTGCGAGATGAGTCTGAGACGACGGGCAAGCAGGATGTGAGCTATGCACATGCTCTAAATCTGATTTCTAGGAAG GGATATAGTGAAGCCCAACTGAAACAATGTTTAGAGGAATACGCAAACATAAATGTGTGGCAGATCAATCCCATTTCTTTTGACATCCGATTCATTGATGCCATTTGA